A stretch of Halomonas elongata DSM 2581 DNA encodes these proteins:
- a CDS encoding helix-turn-helix domain-containing protein gives MSVEAMSWAMNQQTVTDSGARFVLVGLANHADKHGRHAFPSNATLAEYTGLTGRTVTRKINDLLSAGIIKMGNQAIAAAHIERADQRPVVYDIVMSDLPEKRGDRKSSRKKRGDTDAATGCHSDEDGVTSMQERGDTVSPEPSFEPSPKPSNEPVAPGAEPTDAPIEGELDLGDEPAQRSDEPRAAIPPDMPGPKDPTAKTFKPWANYAVAYRQRYGVYPIWNQRTAGQLGQLVDRVGANYAPGVAAYYLRMNNQFYVAKGHPVGLMLQDCETIAVQMQTGQQMTATRARQMDGTQANASAADEAKSLLAASGWED, from the coding sequence ATGAGCGTAGAAGCAATGAGCTGGGCGATGAACCAGCAAACTGTCACCGATTCTGGCGCGCGATTCGTGCTCGTAGGACTGGCCAATCATGCCGACAAGCATGGCCGCCACGCTTTCCCGTCGAACGCCACGCTGGCCGAGTACACCGGCCTGACGGGCCGCACCGTCACGCGCAAGATCAATGACCTGCTGTCGGCGGGCATCATCAAGATGGGCAATCAGGCCATCGCTGCGGCCCATATTGAGCGCGCCGATCAGCGCCCTGTCGTCTACGACATTGTGATGTCCGACCTTCCCGAAAAACGGGGTGACAGGAAGTCATCCCGTAAGAAACGGGGTGACACTGATGCAGCAACGGGGTGTCATTCTGACGAGGACGGGGTGACATCTATGCAAGAACGGGGTGACACAGTGTCACCCGAACCGTCCTTTGAACCGTCCCCTAAACCGTCCAATGAACCAGTTGCGCCGGGGGCTGAGCCCACCGACGCGCCGATTGAGGGTGAGCTGGACCTGGGTGACGAGCCGGCGCAGCGTAGCGACGAGCCTCGCGCTGCCATCCCGCCCGACATGCCGGGACCGAAAGACCCTACCGCCAAAACCTTCAAGCCCTGGGCCAACTACGCAGTGGCCTACCGCCAGCGCTACGGCGTGTACCCGATCTGGAACCAGCGCACTGCTGGCCAGCTGGGACAGCTCGTGGACCGCGTGGGGGCCAACTACGCCCCCGGCGTGGCTGCGTACTACCTGCGGATGAACAACCAGTTCTACGTCGCCAAGGGCCATCCGGTCGGCTTGATGCTCCAGGACTGCGAAACCATCGCGGTGCAGATGCAGACCGGCCAGCAGATGACCGCCACCCGTGCTCGCCAGATGGACGGCACGCAGGCCAACGCGAGCGCTGCCGACGAGGCCAAGAGCCTGCTGGCGGCGTCTGGATGGGAGGACTGA
- a CDS encoding terminase small subunit, protein MTKAAQEAVALTARQSRFVDEYLKDLNGKQAAIRAGYAERSAEGTASRLLSNAKVAEAIAQRKALRSERTKIDADYVLHRLVEIDQMDVADILADDGSILPVREWPQSWRRTLSGLDVAELWDGQGDEREQIGLLKKIKWPDKVKNLELLGKHVDVQAWRERHEHTGKNGGPIETVGISTDDPEEAARIYRDMMGD, encoded by the coding sequence ATGACCAAGGCTGCCCAGGAGGCTGTCGCGCTGACGGCTCGGCAGTCTCGATTCGTTGATGAGTACTTGAAGGATTTGAACGGCAAGCAGGCTGCCATCCGTGCCGGTTATGCCGAGCGATCCGCTGAAGGCACCGCCTCTCGCCTGCTAAGCAATGCGAAGGTCGCGGAGGCCATCGCGCAGCGCAAAGCTCTGCGCTCAGAGCGCACCAAGATCGACGCTGACTATGTGCTCCACCGCCTGGTCGAGATCGATCAGATGGATGTGGCCGACATCCTGGCCGACGACGGCAGCATCTTGCCTGTCAGGGAGTGGCCACAGTCATGGCGCCGCACGCTATCAGGTCTGGATGTGGCCGAGCTATGGGATGGCCAGGGCGACGAACGCGAACAGATCGGCCTGCTGAAGAAGATCAAGTGGCCGGACAAGGTGAAGAACCTGGAGCTGCTCGGCAAGCACGTCGATGTCCAGGCCTGGCGAGAGCGGCATGAGCACACCGGCAAGAATGGCGGCCCCATCGAAACGGTGGGTATCAGCACCGACGATCCCGAGGAGGCGGCCAGAATCTACCGCGACATGATGGGGGACTGA
- a CDS encoding putative PDDEXK endonuclease, which produces MAKASREKGRKAEGEVARLLGEHLGLTLKRRLGQYQAGGHDLDGWDGVCVEVKRHKRATQGDVATWWQQTLEQCAGSETPVLAYRADLQQWRFVIRPIDWGGAVAEPAEVDIDGLCAWVRHGQQLKLEVST; this is translated from the coding sequence ATGGCCAAGGCAAGCCGGGAGAAGGGCCGCAAGGCTGAAGGCGAAGTGGCTCGCCTGCTGGGCGAGCACTTGGGGCTGACGCTCAAGCGGCGGCTTGGCCAGTACCAGGCTGGTGGTCATGACCTGGACGGCTGGGACGGCGTTTGCGTCGAGGTGAAACGGCATAAACGAGCCACTCAGGGAGATGTGGCCACCTGGTGGCAGCAGACACTGGAACAGTGTGCCGGCAGCGAGACTCCTGTCTTGGCCTATCGGGCGGATTTGCAGCAGTGGCGATTCGTCATCCGTCCCATCGACTGGGGCGGCGCCGTGGCCGAGCCCGCCGAGGTAGACATCGACGGCCTATGTGCGTGGGTCAGGCATGGCCAGCAACTCAAGCTGGAGGTCTCGACCTGA
- a CDS encoding glycoside hydrolase family 108 protein, with the protein MHQSLKNRLIGEVIDREGGYVDHSADRGGPTRYGITEAVARDYGYTGDMRALPLVLAHDIYADRYWHSLRLDKVAMIHEGLAAYLFDYGVNSGPGRPAETLQRLLNVLNRVERDYDDIAVDGAVGPATIGALEDYHDTRGRPGLDVLAEAVNALRIEFMVSIAEARESQEAFTYGWLSRVIELSPCGKGGS; encoded by the coding sequence ATGCATCAGTCGCTGAAAAATCGCCTGATCGGCGAGGTGATCGACCGTGAGGGTGGCTATGTCGATCATTCGGCGGATCGTGGGGGCCCGACCCGCTACGGCATCACCGAGGCTGTGGCGCGGGACTACGGCTATACCGGCGACATGCGCGCCCTGCCCCTTGTGCTGGCCCACGACATCTACGCCGACCGGTACTGGCACAGCCTGCGGCTCGACAAGGTGGCGATGATCCACGAGGGGCTGGCGGCGTATCTGTTCGACTACGGGGTCAACTCAGGCCCAGGTCGCCCTGCTGAGACACTGCAGCGGCTGCTCAACGTGCTCAATCGCGTCGAGCGTGACTACGACGACATCGCCGTAGACGGTGCGGTCGGCCCGGCCACCATCGGCGCCCTGGAGGACTACCACGACACCCGTGGCCGCCCCGGGCTGGATGTACTGGCCGAGGCCGTCAACGCACTGCGCATCGAGTTCATGGTGTCGATTGCCGAGGCTCGAGAGAGCCAAGAGGCGTTCACCTACGGCTGGCTGAGTCGTGTTATCGAATTGTCGCCCTGCGGCAAGGGGGGCTCGTGA
- a CDS encoding phage portal protein translates to MPSYYEDGYRSAVLGDRRRQVAPTDPATMYARGGIAARVIDIPADMAVSRGVEINGDDKRAIMGELDRLDVMGALADAIRWSSLDGAAALLLLTDTGELADPLPENVGRITEIRVIEYSQLSVAPGGYYDDPRDPTYGQPEVYHVRPLITGNYAGTGYFEVHESRLLPVPGEPLPARLKVGKSVPWAGRPSADAAFHTIERYERALRLALEVLKRKQQAVHKMSGLAQAIQDGDEAEVRKRVDMVDEVRSLMNGVTVDADDDYQVYDLNVSGIKDLIAEFQVAVSADSGIPVTSLFMQSAGGLNNTGENDTDNLYNLVEGIQKTRAQPALERLVDAITRQSGVSAPSDWSIHWPSLWTPTEKEQAEIRQKNAQAARDEAQARTLDFETGAVSERDLRSHMEREGLYGLEALDDA, encoded by the coding sequence ATGCCGAGTTATTACGAGGACGGCTATCGCTCGGCAGTGCTGGGTGACCGCCGCCGCCAGGTTGCGCCTACCGATCCGGCGACTATGTATGCCCGGGGCGGTATCGCGGCTCGCGTGATCGATATACCAGCCGACATGGCCGTGTCTCGAGGCGTGGAGATCAATGGTGATGACAAGCGGGCCATTATGGGCGAGCTGGATCGGCTCGATGTCATGGGCGCCCTGGCCGATGCCATTCGCTGGTCGAGCCTGGACGGCGCAGCGGCGCTGTTGCTGCTGACCGATACCGGCGAGCTGGCCGACCCGCTACCGGAGAATGTGGGGCGCATCACCGAGATCCGCGTCATCGAATACAGCCAGCTCTCGGTGGCCCCGGGCGGCTACTACGACGATCCTCGAGATCCGACATACGGCCAGCCCGAGGTCTACCACGTCCGCCCACTGATCACCGGCAACTACGCCGGCACCGGCTATTTCGAGGTCCATGAGTCACGCCTGCTGCCGGTCCCGGGCGAACCCCTGCCGGCCCGACTCAAGGTCGGAAAGTCGGTGCCCTGGGCGGGGCGTCCATCCGCCGATGCCGCGTTCCACACCATCGAGCGTTACGAACGTGCGCTGCGCCTTGCTCTCGAGGTTCTCAAGCGCAAGCAGCAGGCCGTGCACAAGATGAGCGGCTTGGCGCAGGCGATACAAGACGGAGATGAAGCGGAAGTCAGAAAGCGGGTCGACATGGTGGATGAGGTGCGCAGCCTCATGAACGGTGTGACCGTGGACGCGGATGACGACTACCAGGTCTATGACCTCAACGTCTCCGGCATCAAAGACCTGATCGCCGAGTTTCAGGTTGCCGTGTCCGCCGACTCAGGCATTCCGGTCACGTCGCTGTTCATGCAGTCTGCCGGCGGCCTCAATAACACCGGCGAGAACGACACCGACAACCTCTACAACCTGGTCGAAGGCATCCAGAAAACCCGAGCGCAGCCGGCGCTTGAGCGGCTTGTCGACGCCATCACCCGGCAGTCAGGCGTCAGTGCGCCATCGGATTGGTCGATTCATTGGCCCAGCCTGTGGACGCCGACTGAGAAGGAGCAGGCCGAGATCCGCCAGAAGAACGCACAGGCGGCCCGAGACGAGGCGCAAGCCCGCACCTTGGACTTTGAGACTGGCGCCGTGAGCGAGCGCGACCTGCGCAGCCACATGGAGCGTGAAGGGCTCTACGGCCTGGAGGCGTTAGACGATGCCTGA
- a CDS encoding DUF2213 domain-containing protein, with translation MSVYRYDRAPIKARFTEDGYLEDSPVLTRTGVFTYRDGKGGIRRELRRPEDVFSQDSLATYRNKPITKGHHGKVAASTVKKYQIGTVTSEGRQDGNDVTGDIVIHDPRVVKQDGWKELSVGYLVDTIEEPGEYNGERYDAIQTNIRVNHLAVVPEGRAGNARLNLDSADAEQMSDAADAATPTDDDEGDPIMDKVRLDNGIEYDAAPEVGHAYKQARADLDDAKTMLEQEKARADAAEQAKEEAENQAEQIKQDAVKQARARLELEAKAKEHKVEVKEDAADRDLKVSVIKAIRGDSVDLTDKEDAYIDAAYDYAVADADKRRDDAANQRKVSTGINQDGVPAKGGSAAEAREKMAARMRGEKVEDDQ, from the coding sequence ATGAGTGTTTATCGCTACGACCGGGCGCCGATCAAAGCCCGGTTCACCGAGGACGGATACCTCGAAGACTCGCCTGTGCTGACCCGCACGGGCGTTTTTACGTACAGGGATGGAAAAGGCGGCATTCGCCGCGAACTGCGCCGGCCCGAGGACGTGTTCTCCCAGGACTCGCTGGCCACCTATCGCAATAAGCCGATCACCAAGGGCCACCACGGCAAGGTCGCGGCGTCCACCGTGAAGAAGTACCAGATCGGCACGGTGACAAGCGAAGGTCGGCAGGATGGCAACGATGTGACTGGCGACATCGTGATCCACGACCCACGCGTGGTGAAGCAGGACGGCTGGAAAGAGCTCTCTGTGGGCTACCTGGTGGACACGATAGAAGAACCCGGCGAGTACAACGGCGAACGCTACGACGCCATTCAGACGAACATCCGGGTGAATCACCTGGCTGTCGTGCCCGAGGGCCGCGCAGGCAATGCCCGGCTCAATCTCGATTCGGCAGACGCCGAGCAAATGAGCGACGCGGCCGATGCCGCAACACCAACCGACGACGATGAAGGTGATCCGATTATGGACAAAGTGCGTCTCGACAACGGCATCGAGTACGACGCCGCGCCCGAGGTAGGCCATGCCTACAAGCAGGCTCGCGCTGATCTTGACGATGCCAAAACCATGCTCGAGCAGGAGAAGGCCCGGGCCGACGCTGCCGAGCAAGCCAAAGAAGAAGCCGAAAACCAGGCTGAGCAGATCAAGCAGGACGCTGTGAAGCAGGCCCGTGCCCGACTGGAGCTCGAGGCCAAGGCCAAAGAGCACAAGGTCGAGGTGAAGGAGGATGCCGCCGACCGCGACCTCAAGGTGAGCGTGATCAAGGCCATTCGCGGCGATAGCGTCGACCTGACCGACAAGGAAGATGCCTATATCGACGCTGCCTACGACTACGCGGTGGCCGACGCCGACAAGCGTCGGGACGATGCCGCCAATCAGCGCAAGGTGTCCACCGGAATCAACCAGGATGGCGTGCCTGCCAAAGGCGGCAGTGCTGCCGAAGCCCGCGAGAAAATGGCCGCCCGCATGCGCGGCGAGAAAGTGGAGGATGACCAATGA
- a CDS encoding DUF4128 domain-containing protein: MTYQALVAALIKHALAWGGPEPMEIPNVPAQQHTDNWLRVNVVPGDTITAEVGGKPCPRMTGLVMIQIFTKLEEGWGAAYDIATRIGEHMAYQSIGDIDTLAYTPQDFGEMNGWYQVNVSIPYRC; the protein is encoded by the coding sequence ATGACCTACCAAGCCCTGGTGGCGGCGCTGATCAAACACGCCCTGGCCTGGGGTGGCCCCGAGCCGATGGAGATCCCCAACGTGCCGGCTCAGCAGCACACCGACAATTGGCTGCGCGTCAATGTCGTGCCCGGTGACACCATAACCGCCGAGGTTGGCGGGAAGCCCTGCCCTCGAATGACTGGGTTGGTGATGATCCAGATCTTCACCAAGCTCGAGGAGGGATGGGGTGCAGCCTATGACATCGCCACGCGGATCGGCGAGCACATGGCCTACCAGTCCATCGGCGACATCGACACCTTGGCCTACACGCCGCAAGACTTCGGCGAGATGAATGGCTGGTATCAAGTGAACGTCAGTATCCCATATCGCTGCTGA
- a CDS encoding helix-turn-helix domain-containing protein: MNAILDQAAMHWAHIAPLLTEPENEADYDAKVEALDELLDMVGDDEDHPLAGLAARLGDIIEAYDEEHRPMPGVSSVDVLRYLMEEHGVTQSNLPEVGAQPVVSAILAGKRSLNWRQICGLSERFGVPTDAFKEPHHADHHH, encoded by the coding sequence ATGAACGCCATTCTTGATCAAGCGGCAATGCACTGGGCGCACATCGCGCCCCTGCTCACCGAGCCCGAGAACGAAGCGGATTACGACGCCAAGGTCGAGGCTCTGGACGAGCTGCTCGACATGGTGGGTGACGATGAGGACCATCCGCTGGCAGGCCTGGCGGCTCGCCTGGGCGACATCATCGAAGCCTATGACGAAGAGCATCGCCCTATGCCGGGCGTCTCCAGTGTCGACGTGCTCCGCTACCTCATGGAGGAGCATGGCGTCACACAGAGCAACTTGCCCGAAGTCGGGGCCCAGCCCGTCGTGTCCGCCATCCTGGCTGGAAAGCGCTCCCTGAACTGGCGTCAGATCTGCGGGCTATCCGAACGGTTCGGCGTGCCAACCGACGCTTTCAAGGAGCCGCATCATGCTGACCATCATCATTGA
- a CDS encoding phage minor head protein: MPEPKWAHPEAIEREYTKTLKQYARRCQRACNELLMPEVPRLVEMAGMRSDALGESEESDEGTWADRLNEILGTVLAALLGRRAQQVFEGMAGPASASDVGVAEFGERVSRFNLRQFVKLVRRVYGEPYAKAEPDLDKLMRAWELENLKLIRSIPERYVDDLQGVIIRAINEGQSATDLRDTIRATYDKPVNRAQLIANDQIGKLNGRLTQYRQQAIGIDEYYWRGVLDWRERAHHRRRERKSFKWSKPPWDGHPGQPIHCRCWASPKWPPRDEVTLQ, from the coding sequence ATGCCTGAGCCGAAATGGGCGCATCCCGAGGCTATCGAGCGCGAGTACACGAAGACTCTCAAGCAATACGCCCGCCGATGCCAGCGAGCATGCAACGAGCTGTTGATGCCGGAGGTGCCGCGTCTCGTCGAGATGGCAGGCATGCGCAGCGACGCCCTGGGCGAGAGCGAGGAGTCCGACGAAGGCACCTGGGCCGACCGCCTGAACGAGATCCTCGGCACTGTTCTGGCCGCCCTCCTCGGTCGCCGCGCCCAACAGGTCTTCGAGGGCATGGCAGGACCGGCGTCAGCCTCTGATGTCGGCGTGGCCGAGTTCGGCGAGCGCGTCAGCCGCTTCAACCTGCGCCAGTTCGTGAAGCTGGTCCGCCGTGTCTACGGCGAGCCCTACGCCAAGGCCGAGCCTGACCTCGACAAGCTGATGCGGGCTTGGGAGCTGGAAAACCTCAAGCTGATCCGGTCCATCCCCGAGCGATACGTCGATGATCTGCAGGGCGTGATCATCCGCGCGATCAACGAGGGCCAATCGGCCACCGACCTGCGCGACACCATCCGGGCGACCTACGACAAGCCGGTCAACCGGGCACAACTGATCGCCAACGACCAGATCGGCAAGCTCAACGGCCGCCTGACCCAGTATCGGCAGCAAGCCATTGGCATCGACGAATACTACTGGCGCGGTGTTCTGGACTGGCGTGAGCGTGCTCACCACCGGCGCCGGGAGCGCAAGTCCTTCAAGTGGTCGAAGCCGCCCTGGGATGGCCATCCCGGTCAGCCGATCCACTGTCGCTGTTGGGCCTCCCCGAAATGGCCGCCCCGAGACGAGGTGACATTGCAATGA
- a CDS encoding DUF968 domain-containing protein — MKRSPIQRKTPLRSASPAKRKPVKRTRQKGVSDVRFRSEAYLRFVRSLPCCVCGAPANAAHHLIGMYQASGMGLKAADSLAMPVCDGPGDTCHRRIHSEAHLRWQQPIFLIDTINTGLDAFPEGSIHDALIEARDFVLSKEGKE; from the coding sequence ATGAAGCGTTCACCGATTCAACGTAAAACGCCTCTTCGCTCCGCTTCTCCGGCGAAGCGTAAACCGGTGAAGCGCACCCGGCAAAAAGGAGTGAGCGATGTACGGTTTCGCAGCGAGGCCTATCTGCGCTTTGTGCGCTCGCTGCCTTGCTGTGTATGCGGGGCCCCGGCCAACGCCGCCCACCACCTGATTGGCATGTATCAGGCCAGCGGGATGGGGCTCAAGGCGGCCGACAGTCTGGCCATGCCGGTCTGCGATGGCCCCGGGGATACCTGTCACAGACGCATTCATAGCGAGGCTCACCTGCGCTGGCAGCAGCCGATCTTTTTGATCGACACGATCAATACCGGCCTCGACGCATTCCCAGAGGGGTCGATCCATGACGCGCTGATTGAGGCGAGGGACTTCGTGTTGAGCAAGGAGGGCAAGGAGTGA
- a CDS encoding type II toxin-antitoxin system HigB family toxin yields MHIITQKRIWEAKEEWPQTATALDAWYRLMKASEPKDFAAMKNIFPATDKVGRHHVFDIGGNKIRLIAVVHYRAKRVYIRDILDHSEYDKGKWKE; encoded by the coding sequence ATGCACATCATCACGCAGAAGCGCATTTGGGAAGCCAAAGAAGAATGGCCACAGACCGCTACCGCCCTGGACGCATGGTACCGGCTCATGAAGGCCAGCGAGCCCAAGGACTTCGCCGCGATGAAGAACATCTTCCCGGCAACCGACAAGGTCGGACGCCATCATGTCTTCGACATCGGCGGCAACAAGATCAGGTTGATCGCGGTCGTGCACTACCGCGCCAAGCGGGTCTACATCCGAGACATCCTCGATCACAGCGAGTACGACAAAGGCAAATGGAAGGAATGA
- a CDS encoding DUF2184 domain-containing protein: protein MKQHMNYDAADLAAVMDAGDRLGIVREDEGLFLARQLDYVKSRIYETITPSLTGLDLVPVSTEVPEWAESFTYRTYDEVGMAKFISNYADDLPRVDVTGKEETLKLKSLGDAYGYSLDEMRLANAMGTNLPERKGRTARRAIDQLINKVAMVGDAKHGFYGFTNHPNLGETAVNGDWTNSATTGQQILDDLLAMYDAVQIQSYDYHTPNTLALAPTRRSALMRKNVNEGGNWESVWSRFKALYPNVSLIASTELEPSDANGQQSSAVMYERDVDNLSIEIPRPFEQLPAEKRNLEMVIDCIAKCSGVAVYRPLSLTKAVGV from the coding sequence ATGAAACAGCACATGAACTATGACGCCGCCGATCTGGCGGCGGTGATGGATGCCGGCGACCGACTGGGCATCGTGCGAGAGGACGAGGGCCTGTTCCTGGCGCGTCAGCTCGACTATGTGAAGTCTCGCATCTACGAGACCATCACCCCGAGTCTGACTGGTTTGGACCTGGTGCCGGTCTCCACCGAGGTGCCCGAGTGGGCCGAGTCGTTCACCTATCGCACCTACGATGAAGTCGGCATGGCGAAGTTCATCTCGAACTACGCCGATGACCTGCCGCGCGTGGATGTGACCGGCAAGGAAGAGACGCTCAAGCTCAAGAGCCTAGGCGATGCCTACGGCTATAGCCTGGATGAAATGCGCCTGGCCAACGCCATGGGCACCAATCTGCCGGAACGCAAGGGCCGCACCGCCCGCCGTGCCATCGACCAGTTGATCAACAAGGTCGCCATGGTCGGTGATGCAAAACACGGCTTCTACGGCTTCACCAACCACCCGAACCTGGGCGAAACCGCCGTCAACGGCGACTGGACCAATTCGGCCACTACCGGCCAGCAGATCCTCGACGATCTGCTCGCCATGTATGACGCCGTGCAGATCCAGTCCTATGACTACCACACACCCAACACCCTGGCGCTGGCCCCGACTCGTCGCTCTGCGCTGATGCGCAAGAACGTCAACGAGGGCGGCAACTGGGAAAGCGTGTGGTCTCGGTTTAAGGCGCTCTATCCGAACGTCAGCCTGATCGCTTCGACCGAGCTCGAGCCGAGCGATGCCAACGGGCAGCAGTCTTCTGCCGTCATGTACGAGCGTGACGTCGACAACCTGTCCATCGAGATCCCGCGCCCGTTCGAGCAACTGCCGGCGGAGAAGCGCAATCTCGAGATGGTGATCGACTGCATCGCCAAGTGCTCCGGCGTGGCGGTCTACCGTCCGCTGTCACTCACTAAAGCCGTGGGGGTTTGA
- a CDS encoding structural cement protein Gp24: MQKAIPGMKADAGFDRVESFPAGGNVRFGRVCGVNASGAVVEGGGTRIAGIALHTHTKIDNYVQYDDVSVLTRGLAWCSVIDGGTVTDGGAIEFNAAGEVQDADVGTAYPNAVFRSDAVTLNDGRVIACVELHSPTA, from the coding sequence ATGCAAAAAGCCATCCCGGGCATGAAGGCCGACGCCGGCTTTGACCGTGTCGAGTCGTTCCCGGCCGGCGGTAACGTGCGCTTCGGCCGTGTCTGTGGCGTGAACGCCAGCGGCGCAGTGGTGGAAGGCGGCGGTACTCGCATCGCCGGCATCGCCCTGCACACCCACACCAAGATCGACAACTACGTCCAGTACGACGATGTGTCGGTTCTGACCCGAGGCCTGGCCTGGTGCTCCGTGATCGATGGCGGGACCGTTACCGATGGCGGTGCCATCGAGTTCAACGCCGCCGGCGAAGTACAGGATGCCGACGTGGGTACTGCTTACCCGAACGCCGTGTTCCGCTCCGACGCCGTGACCCTCAACGATGGCCGGGTGATTGCCTGCGTCGAGCTCCACTCTCCGACCGCATAA
- a CDS encoding phage tail tube protein, whose product MAESNQYKLSMRLAGSGNPWQVLRRTDGGPGITTNMTNPNEVDSSGQDSSMLLTSITVGGDVSIAFSAKTYDMIIRNVMGSDWVVDGTDSTLSTIIIGKDTPKLEFLVQYMDVGAAGKAYMIGEANVSQLQLSLSAGEVVSGSFSIVGESYNADYDFSADTFEDETTTKPINAAQDVNELVIEGDTVMDVCVNTMDITINRNYQEDPCIGHEVPHQFKGTAQVTGNISLALTESTFGLLKDSINEKEFGVRLDMNDGTAGNSYLIETFRTKLGVEMPSGGRDTVLRPAVSFTALKDPNIGSSIQVSRTLAA is encoded by the coding sequence ATGGCGGAATCCAACCAGTACAAGCTGTCGATGCGCCTGGCCGGCTCTGGTAATCCATGGCAGGTGCTACGCCGCACCGATGGCGGCCCCGGCATCACCACCAACATGACCAACCCGAACGAGGTCGATTCCAGCGGACAGGACTCGTCCATGCTGCTGACATCGATCACCGTTGGTGGTGATGTGTCGATCGCTTTTTCAGCGAAGACCTACGACATGATCATCCGCAACGTGATGGGCTCGGATTGGGTGGTCGATGGTACGGACTCGACGCTGAGCACCATCATCATCGGCAAGGACACGCCCAAGCTCGAGTTCCTGGTCCAGTACATGGACGTCGGTGCCGCCGGCAAGGCCTATATGATTGGCGAAGCCAACGTCTCGCAGCTCCAGCTCTCCCTCTCCGCCGGCGAAGTCGTCTCGGGTTCGTTCTCCATCGTGGGCGAGTCCTACAACGCAGACTACGACTTCAGCGCCGACACCTTCGAGGATGAGACCACCACCAAGCCGATCAATGCGGCTCAGGACGTCAACGAGCTGGTCATCGAGGGCGATACGGTGATGGACGTCTGTGTGAACACCATGGACATCACGATCAACCGCAACTACCAGGAAGATCCCTGCATCGGTCATGAGGTGCCCCACCAGTTCAAGGGCACCGCCCAGGTGACGGGCAATATCTCTTTGGCGCTCACCGAGAGCACGTTCGGCCTGCTGAAGGATTCCATCAACGAGAAAGAATTCGGCGTCCGGCTTGATATGAACGATGGCACTGCTGGCAACAGCTACTTGATCGAGACGTTCCGCACCAAGCTGGGTGTCGAGATGCCGTCAGGGGGTCGTGACACCGTGCTTCGGCCTGCCGTCAGCTTCACCGCCCTGAAAGACCCGAACATCGGATCTTCCATTCAGGTTTCACGAACCCTGGCCGCCTAA
- a CDS encoding RNA polymerase sigma factor sigma-70 region 4 domain-containing protein — translation MTGYIRFSRYHIAKMFEMRDGLGWSYRQIAKFVGASPSGVRRAMVAAEQGERLPEVTPFYCRVCPEEVA, via the coding sequence ATGACTGGATACATCCGATTCTCCCGCTACCACATCGCCAAGATGTTCGAGATGCGCGACGGCCTGGGCTGGTCCTATCGCCAGATCGCCAAGTTCGTCGGCGCATCACCGAGCGGCGTGCGCCGGGCCATGGTGGCTGCCGAGCAAGGCGAACGGCTGCCCGAGGTGACGCCATTCTACTGCCGGGTCTGTCCCGAGGAGGTTGCATGA